The Lolium rigidum isolate FL_2022 chromosome 2, APGP_CSIRO_Lrig_0.1, whole genome shotgun sequence genomic interval tttaaaaattcaaaagtacaatttttattttgttttctaaaAGAAGGCACCAATATGCCTGGGTGCACCAAATCCGCGTCCATATCAAAGTCATCCATATCAAAGTCATCCATATCAAAGTCGCTATAGAATATTTCTAATATGGAAGATAAAAAAcatatgacctgataagtttcttTGTCACTTAATTTGTATTTAGGTATGGTTTAGCATGTCGATATCATAAAACTACGTATCAACCTCAACCCTAGAATTAGCAATTTTGATTTTGAGACAACATAAAACAAAGGGTTGAGATGCATAGATTAAAAGCCCTAAGAGTTTAGTCATGGATGAGAGAAAAAACAATAACAATCACACCTGTATTGTGTtcgcacctcttgtgcacatatcTAAGCGAAGCTAGCAATCCTTCTATGGTGATTGACAATCATCGAGACACCCTGCAAGCGAAGGAAACATAAGCTTATATATTGTGTTTTCTTGCACACTCATGTGGTGTGGCGGGCCTTTTATGGCACCGGCGAAATACCCGAGTACCTATGATGAAAATTTCTTATGTTTCCTTCGCTTGCATGTTTTAGTGGCGCGGTGGAAAAGATGTGTGTTATCTTAGTACTTTTTGCTAGACCTCCGACCATCCCGATGTGAAAGGTGACCGTCCAAGTGTTCCTACGCACGCCTATGCCCATCTTGATGTGAAAAGTGAGCGTGCAATTATTCCTATGCACGCCTCCACCCATCTAGAAGTGAAATATGAGCGTCCAAGTATTCCTACGCACACCCGTGTCGTGCGATTCGCTTAGCGGCAGTGCTCATGTCGATTTCAAGTCAACGAGCCGGAATGGAAGCATAGATATACATAGGAATTATAACACGATTTGATTACACAAATGCTATGGTCTGATAAAAAAACCATATATGTGAAGAGATGAAATTTAGCatacaatttttttttggctCATCACACACGAAGTGAGAGATTACAAGTTTAAAGTATAAATTTAATGCTTAGAACTGAAAAAGAAATTCAAAAATGACTAGATCAACATATTAATTATCTTCAACATATTTTCTCCACTATGATTAGGACATACTTGGCTAATTATTAAACTGGAACATGTCCCATATAAACTAAAGAATTTTATTTTTACAAGTGAAAGATGAGAGATCACCATCTTAATGCAGTCGACACACAACCTAGCTGTTGCGTCCTATAGCATGCTCCTGAATATAGATAGGGAAAACAACAAAGCTTAAGTGTGGCAATTAGTTTCTGAAGCAACTAGGAGCCAAGGGTTTACTAGATAGTTGCTGGACTATTGGAGAGTCATTCTAGGATTAATATGCTCATGTATTTGATTTCATTGACCTTCATATTTTGTGGTTATGATTCTTCCCTTACTAATATGATAAGTTATAGGCATATGAGATACTATATTAACATAAAATGCAAGTTAGTTGGTACCAGTTGAGGTCCATACATATTTCTCCTTATTCTCTTTTGTTATGTCCTAATAACATGTTAATatttaacaaaaataatgatAGAATTTATGTGTCTAAAATATAGTGTATTTGTTTGCAATACTAGGTTGAATTAGAAAAAAAATAATGCAAAGATAAATAATCCCTTCGTTCCCAAAAATAAAGTTGCTCAAGTTTGTCTAAATACGattatatctagacatatttttagTTTGTATATACATCGTATCTAGAAAAAAGTAAGCATCTTTTTTTGTGACAGAGGGAGTAACACTTTTAGTTAAATTAAAAATAACGCCCTCGCATTTgcaagggccaccttgctagtttcgATTAAACGATGGTGAGATGAACACGAGAGGAAGTTCTTTGAACTTTGAAGAGGTCTTGAACTTTTGCACCATAAGAAAAGGTCTCAAACCGTGGCGCCAACCGCGTAGTTGCGATCGCAGACGGCGGCAGCGCTAACTTTCGTGAGCATTATTCTGGCACCGACCCTTTATGAGAGACGTGCAATGCTCCCCAAGCATCCTCTCCCTGATCAGCTCGCGTGTTCGCCATGATGAAGTCCCACAAGCAGAGCGCCTCTTCTTCTCCGAAGCGCGCGGCCGCCATTGCCGCGCCGGTGGCCTTCCTACTGGCCCTTGGCCTCGTCTTGCTCTACGACTTGAGCTTCTCTGACCGCCACTATTACCTGCGCATATATGGCGCCTCTTCCTCGGCGGCGTCGTCGCTGGTATCGGCACCATCTCCGGCACCGGCATGCGACCTTACGCAGGGCGAGTGGGTGCCGGACGCCGCGGAGGCGCCGTACTACACGAACCTGACGTGCCCCTTCATCGACGACCACCAGAACTGCATGAAGTTCGGCAAGCCGAGCCTCGAGTTCATGcgctggaggtggaggccggaCGGCTGCGAGCTCCCCCGCTTCGACGCGGCGGCGTTCTTGCACGCCATGAGAGGCAAGTCCATGGCGTTCGTCGGGGACTCCCTCGCCAGGAACCACTTCAAGTCTTTGCTCTGCCTCTTGTCCAAGGTACGCACGTATGCTGCTGTACATGCACTCGATCGTtggcttcttcttcttgctcttgTTAACCGGCGACTTGTGTGTGTCgatcgcaggcggcgcagccagtGGAGGTGGGTTCGGAGCCGGAGATCGACGTGACGGGGAGGGCCGTCCGGCGGGACTACTACTTCGGCAGCCACGACTTCACGGCCACGCTCTTCTGGTCGCCGTTTCTCGTCAAGGCCAACCTGTCGCACGCCACGCTCGGCATGTGGGACGTGCACCTCGACACGGCAGACCCCCGGTGGGCGGCGCACGTCGCCGACTTCGACCACGTCGTCCTGTCGGGCACCAACTGGTTCTTCCGCCCCTCGGTGTACCACGAGGGCGGGCGCGCCGCCGCGTGCAACGGCGGCGTCAGCTGCGCAGCCAGCAACGTGACGACCGAGCTCCCCGTGCCCCGCGCCCTGCGAGCGGCGTTCCGGACGGCGCTCGGCGCCCTCGCCACGAGCGAGGGGTTCCACGGCAAGGCGGTGGTCCGGACGGTGACGCCCACGCACTTCGAGAACGGCGAGTGGAACACAGGCGGCGACTGCGTCCGCACGCGCCCGTACCGCCGCGGTGGCCGCGCCGTGAGCGCCGCCGAGTACCGCAGCGCGCAGGTCGAGGCGTTGAGGgagacggaggcggcggcgacggggaaCGGCACGGAGCTTGTGCTGATGGATATCACGGAGGCGATGGAGCTGCGGCCGGACGGGCACCCGAGCCGGTACGGCCACCCGCCGGGCGGGAGCGTGGAGGGCAGCTTCGTGGTGGACTGCCTGCACTGGTGCTTGCCCGGGCCGATTGACCTGTGGAGCGAGCTGCTTTTCCAGATGATCGTGCCACAGCATTAGCAGCAGATCAATGAGTTGGGGTGTTCGTGAATCGATCCTGAGATGAAAGTGTCTCTCGAAACGCGAACGCGAAGATGCGGCATTTTCATCATTTTCCAGAGGTGAAACTGTTCTGTAAATTGAAAGGGTGATTAATCTAGCTGCTAGCGTTCGGGTCGATATTGGATTCTGTGAATGCATCGGATCATGTAATCGCCTTGGGCAGTGGTTCGCACGCAGCAGCCGTGATCATGATTTATGACACACGAGATGTTCATCAGATCTACTGCCTCCATTCCGTGAAACATGTCGAAGAGGTTTATCAAAAGGTGTATGTATCACTATCTAGATGATATTTGGTGTCTAGATCTATTTAAACTTAGATAAATCTTAGACAACCTCGATGAGATAGAGGGAGTAAGAAAGTCTGCACGGCATCCAACTTGTCGGATCACGTGGTCGCTTATCGATGATATCACTCCATTCTAGATCTCCATTGTTTGACCGTCACCAATTGCGTACTCGTTGACGTGTATTTTTCATCCGTCAAGACGAAGGATCCTAGGAGGGGCCCTTGTTTCCACGCTGACGCTACTCAGAAAAATGCGACCCGGCTGACGGGACATGGTATGCGCTAGCAGTCTTTCACAATGTGCGGCAaactgaatttgacttgatcaagtCACGTAGTACAAAAAATACAAAACTAAGGTACAAGGTAGGTGACATGGGAATGAACGGGGTTGATGAGCTAACCTGGGAAAGGAAAAGGATGCAGGGGTTGATGAGCTAACACGGGAAAGGAAAATGATTGTTGGGGTTGATGAACTAACGTGGAAAAtgaaacactagtagaaaacctctcatccatctaagccattggtaccggttcccttacgaaccggtaccaatggggttATCTATACCGGTTGAATGGCTCTGGCGGGCGAGgagatttggtaccggttcgttaggagctttcgcaccggttcgtgttaggaaccggtacgaaaggtcttcggccaaaattcagacgcgtggtggggcccgggctggacctctggtaccggttcgtaacacgaaccggtacgaaagggtacCCAGCCATATCAAAATCGCCCAGATCGTCCCGAGCCCCCTgttggctctcatttttctcttcttcctcacaatctaaatttttctccacctctcacactccaataatctttatttttctccaccattttaacaagattaacgacctccatctatccaagggttagcaatatcatcctttcttccggcgttcctaatttagctcatttctttggtagtttaactcgtactatttttctagtgctagcaaggtgtttgatgaaatgcctaagttagggattttacttttttataatcaatttgagctgaaattatggtatattttgtaggttttaattagtatcatccccgtcctcaccgccgtcgatcgctagcgtcgtcccctagccggcaccgtacaacctcggtgagcctcttcttttttataaaaaaaacttagttttatgtgatgaacttgaatattagttaagttggtcactcatatatccatgatgttgtgtacttaatgatttttgatatacatataaaatgcagatgagtcgacaatggatgtacggtgaccggtgccatcccgagttcattattgGCATGCATtactttctcaacgtggctgaggcaaacaggcagtcgaatggtttcatgtattgtccatgtagttcctgtaag includes:
- the LOC124690612 gene encoding protein trichome birefringence-like 19; protein product: MMKSHKQSASSSPKRAAAIAAPVAFLLALGLVLLYDLSFSDRHYYLRIYGASSSAASSLVSAPSPAPACDLTQGEWVPDAAEAPYYTNLTCPFIDDHQNCMKFGKPSLEFMRWRWRPDGCELPRFDAAAFLHAMRGKSMAFVGDSLARNHFKSLLCLLSKAAQPVEVGSEPEIDVTGRAVRRDYYFGSHDFTATLFWSPFLVKANLSHATLGMWDVHLDTADPRWAAHVADFDHVVLSGTNWFFRPSVYHEGGRAAACNGGVSCAASNVTTELPVPRALRAAFRTALGALATSEGFHGKAVVRTVTPTHFENGEWNTGGDCVRTRPYRRGGRAVSAAEYRSAQVEALRETEAAATGNGTELVLMDITEAMELRPDGHPSRYGHPPGGSVEGSFVVDCLHWCLPGPIDLWSELLFQMIVPQH